The following is a genomic window from Candidatus Latescibacter sp..
AAAGCGCAGCGCATCTTTTAGCAACCGTTTCGGCATCTATTTTGAAAAGAAACGCAATAAAATATGTCGTCATGTATATTTCAGATTTCTTTCAATAATCCACCTGATATCCAGTACCGGTTTTTTTACTTTGCTTCCCCACTCCCAAATGTTTGGACATCACCTTAAAGACATCAGTATTCTGGATCACTCCGCAAAGATCCATGGAACCCGGCCCATACGCGCTCACTGTCACATCCTCGCCGGTATGCCCGGTGGATTTGATCCACTGAATTGCCACCGGTTTCCCGCCATCACTGTATGGGAAGCCGTCTTTTCCGAGAATATACCTGGGGAATCCGGATGCCACAATCGCGCTGTCGGGCTTGGAAAGATCATACATTCCGGCCAGATGCGGGCCGCCGCAGCCGTGATCGGGAACCACAATCAGCAAAGTGTTCTTATTCTTTTTCGCGAAATCCATCGCAACACCCACTGTTTTGTCGCAGGCTATCCCATCCCACAGGAATTCCTGTGTAAGGTGCGCATGAGCGGCGTGATCGATTCTCCCCGCTTCTACCATGAGGAAGAATCCCTTTTTATTTTTGGACAGGACTTCGAGAGCTTTGGTGGTCATTTCCCAAAGGCCGGGCTCTCCCGCCTTGTCCTTCGAACGGTTGTATTCATACTGCATATCGCCGGAGTTGAAAAGGCCTAGCAGCTTAGGGGTTTTTCCGGTGTCAACCGTATTGAATCCGACGCTGTTGTAAACATACGTATAACCATTTTTTTGCATTTCACGGATGATGTTACGGTTATCCTTGCGTTTGGAGGGTGCGCCTTCCTCATCGATGGCGCCGTTCGGAATCATATAGTCTCTCCCCCCCCCCATAACCACCTCGATGCCTTTTCCCACCAGGTCGGCGGCGATGAGCTCATACCAGTTTCGGTCGGAGCGGTGGGTATAAAATCCCCCCGGAGTGGCGTGTTGAATAAGGGTAGTGGTTATGAGACCGGTGGAGTAGCCCGCCTTTTCGGCAAGTTCGAGAATGCTCTCCACCGGACGCCCGGTCAGGGAATCGCCAAGAATGGTCGTGGCGTCTTTCCCCAATACCCCATTGACCG
Proteins encoded in this region:
- a CDS encoding alkaline phosphatase, which encodes MSFTAKTLIIIISLFLGSYSFSAAEKNVILIIPDGCSISMWASIRAMTVGVDSLLNVDKLPVQGRCRTYSADALITDSAAAVTAYACGIKTVNGVLGKDATTILGDSLTGRPVESILELAEKAGYSTGLITTTLIQHATPGGFYTHRSDRNWYELIAADLVGKGIEVVMGGGRDYMIPNGAIDEEGAPSKRKDNRNIIREMQKNGYTYVYNSVGFNTVDTGKTPKLLGLFNSGDMQYEYNRSKDKAGEPGLWEMTTKALEVLSKNKKGFFLMVEAGRIDHAAHAHLTQEFLWDGIACDKTVGVAMDFAKKNKNTLLIVVPDHGCGGPHLAGMYDLSKPDSAIVASGFPRYILGKDGFPYSDGGKPVAIQWIKSTGHTGEDVTVSAYGPGSMDLCGVIQNTDVFKVMSKHLGVGKQSKKTGTGYQVDY